Part of the Dermatophilus congolensis genome is shown below.
CAGCCAGCACGCCGAAGACATCAACCTCGAGAAACAGCTCCAGCCCGAGATTGAAGCAAACGTCATCCAGCCCGTCCTGGCTGAACTGGCTGACTCCGGCGTAAACCTGGACTGCTCGGACTACCGCACCCTGGTGAACCCCACCGGCAAGTTCGTTGTTGGTGGCCCCATGGGTGACGCTGGCCTGACCGGCCGCAAGATCATCGTCGACACCTACGGCGGCATGGCCCGCCACGGTGGTGGCGCCTTCTCCGGTAAAGACCCGTCGAAGGTTGACCGCTCCGCCGCATACGCCACCCGCTGGGTCGCCAAGAACGTTGTTGCCGCTGGCCTGGCCAAGCGCTGCGAGGTTCAGACCGCCTACGCCATCGGTAAGGCTCAGCCGGTCGGCCTTTACGTGGAGTGCTTCGGTACCGAAACGGTCCCGGTTGAGAAGATCCAGGCTGCGATCACCTCCGTGTTCGACCTGCGCCCGGCCGCCATCGTCGAGCAGCTGGACCTCCTGCGCCCGATCTACCAGGCCACCGCCGCCTACGGTCACTTCGGTCGTACCACCGCTGATGGCGTCGACAACCCCTTCACCTGGGAAAAGACCAACCGCGTCGAAGAGCTTCAGCGCGTCATCCGCGGCTGACCTTTTCACCGCACAGCCCGCCTAAACCGGGCACCAAACAACGCCGGGAGCCGGTGGCCAGCACGCGACGCGTCAGCCACCGGCTCCCGCGCACACCCTCCAGGTTTTGTGACGGTGCACAACCCAGCAGAGGGCAACACTGACAGTGCAATGCGGTAAAAACGAGATAACACCCACAACCATGCCGATGTGACCGAAGGGGGTGTTTATGGCCAGCGAAGACGCAGCCCCAGATCTGCTTCACATGGGCCTGGACCTGGACACCGGGCCGGTCACAGTCACTAAAAAGACCCACGAGGGCGTTCCCCTTGCGCCTGAAAATCCAGTCGCTCGCGTCGTCGTCAGCCTTGGCCTACCGCAACTAGACCAAACCTTCGACTATCTCGTTCCAGCAACGATGGACCACAGTGCCCAACCAGGTGTACGAGTGTGCGTTCCCTTCTCCGGCCGAGAACTCAACGGATTCCTCATCGAACGCACAGACACCAGCGATCATCACGGCAGCTTCTCTCTCATCCGCCGTGTAGTAGGCAGTGAACAGGTCCTCACCCCTGAAATCCTCACACTCGCCCAAAAGATAGCCCACGCCCACGCAGGCACACTTGAGGACGTCCTACGTCTAGCGATCCCACCCCGCCATGCCACCGCAGAACGCGACCTGCCCCTGACAAGACCAAACGACCCTGCCCCGCTACCGCCACCTACCAGCCAACCATGGCAGCGCTATCCAGCGGGAGAGCATTTACTGCGGCACCTACGCGAAGGCGACAACCCTGCAGCAGCCTGGGTCGCCTCACCTGGCCTACCACATGACGAAGACTGGCCATACGCGTTCGCGCACCTGGCCGCCGCCACACTCAACTCCGGTCGCGGGGCCCTCATCGTTGCCCCAGACCACCGTGACGTCGCCACCCTCGACACCGCCCTAACCGCCGTTCTCGGGCCAGACCAGCACGTATGCCTCACCGCAAGTCAAGGCCCATCAGCCCGATACACGGCCTGGCTGAAAGTACTCCGCGGCCACGTCCGCTGCGTAGTCGGCACCCGCGCAGCAGCTTTCGCCCCCGTAACCAACCTCGGACTCGTTGCATGGTGGTCCGACGGTGACCACTGCCTAGCCGAACCACATGCTCCCTACCCGCACGTGCGCGACATCCTCCGCACCCGCCGCGAACTCAACAACTGCGCCCTGTTCGTTGGCGGCTGGACACGCACAACCCATACCCAAGCCTGGATCGATGACGGATGGATCCACCCCATCAGTGAAGACCCCACCCAGCGCCGCCACCGAGCCGCCCCCATCACCATCGCCGGTGAACATGCACAAGAAGAGCGCTACGGCCCCGGAGCCCACGCCCGCATCCCCTCACTGGCCTGGCGTGCTGCTAAAGCAGCACTGGCACACGGCCCCGTCCTAGTTCACGTCCCGCGACGCGGATACGTCCCGTCCATCCGATGCACCTCATGCGCGCTGCCTGCCCGCTGCCCCGACTGCCACGGGCCGCTGTCTTTTCCCACCGCTGACGCGCCGCCCACCTGCCGCTGGTGCGCCACGACAGTGCCGCGATACCAATGCCCGGACTGCCACGGCTTTCGACTACGGGCCACTGTCATCGGCAGTGAACGCACCGCTGAAGAACTTGGCCTAGCGTTCCCCGGCGTGCCCGTTCGATTCTCCGTCGGAGCAGACATAAAAGACTCAGTACCCCCCACTCCAGCCTTGGTTGTCGCAACACCAGGAGCCGAACCAGCTGTTGATGGTGGTTACGCAGCCACCATCATCCTCGACGCATGGTCTGCACTTGGGCATGCCTGCCTCGACGTCGGTGAAGAAGCGCTATCCCGATGGATGAGTGCCGCCGCACTCACCCGGCCACGCAGCCGAGGGGGGCGCGTCATACTCGCAGGTGTTCCCGACAGCACTGCACTAACTCCAGTAGAAGCTTTCGTGCGCTGGGCGCCGGAATGGTTTTCCAGTAGAGAACTAGCCGACCGGTGCGGCCTGGACCTGCCTCCGCTCATGTGGCCAGCCAAACTCACCGGCAACTACGGTGCCCTCACCGATGCGTTAAACACCATGCAAACAGACCTCCGTGACACTAATGCCCGCGTTTTTGGCCCCGCCCTGTTAGCCACGGGCGAGAGCAAAGATGAAGACACTCCCGTCTCGGAACGACCCGCAGCTGCCCTAGTAACTTGCGACCTCGAGCATCGAGAGTGTGTGGCTGCCCTCTTGGCGGCGATGCGCGCCACTCGAGCAGCCAGACAGGAACCACA
Proteins encoded:
- the metK gene encoding methionine adenosyltransferase, which gives rise to MSRLFTSESVTEGHPDKICDQISDSILDAMLEQDPRARVAVETMVTTGLVHVAGEVATSGYVDIPNLVRRTVLGIGYDSSVKGFDGKSCGVEISIGEQSADIAQGVDTAYETRTSGGEDPFDRQGAGDQGLMFGYACDDTPELMPLPIFLAHRLAERLTDVRKSGKMEYLRPDGKTQVTIDYDGDKAISLDTVVVSSQHAEDINLEKQLQPEIEANVIQPVLAELADSGVNLDCSDYRTLVNPTGKFVVGGPMGDAGLTGRKIIVDTYGGMARHGGGAFSGKDPSKVDRSAAYATRWVAKNVVAAGLAKRCEVQTAYAIGKAQPVGLYVECFGTETVPVEKIQAAITSVFDLRPAAIVEQLDLLRPIYQATAAYGHFGRTTADGVDNPFTWEKTNRVEELQRVIRG
- a CDS encoding primosomal protein N', coding for MASEDAAPDLLHMGLDLDTGPVTVTKKTHEGVPLAPENPVARVVVSLGLPQLDQTFDYLVPATMDHSAQPGVRVCVPFSGRELNGFLIERTDTSDHHGSFSLIRRVVGSEQVLTPEILTLAQKIAHAHAGTLEDVLRLAIPPRHATAERDLPLTRPNDPAPLPPPTSQPWQRYPAGEHLLRHLREGDNPAAAWVASPGLPHDEDWPYAFAHLAAATLNSGRGALIVAPDHRDVATLDTALTAVLGPDQHVCLTASQGPSARYTAWLKVLRGHVRCVVGTRAAAFAPVTNLGLVAWWSDGDHCLAEPHAPYPHVRDILRTRRELNNCALFVGGWTRTTHTQAWIDDGWIHPISEDPTQRRHRAAPITIAGEHAQEERYGPGAHARIPSLAWRAAKAALAHGPVLVHVPRRGYVPSIRCTSCALPARCPDCHGPLSFPTADAPPTCRWCATTVPRYQCPDCHGFRLRATVIGSERTAEELGLAFPGVPVRFSVGADIKDSVPPTPALVVATPGAEPAVDGGYAATIILDAWSALGHACLDVGEEALSRWMSAAALTRPRSRGGRVILAGVPDSTALTPVEAFVRWAPEWFSSRELADRCGLDLPPLMWPAKLTGNYGALTDALNTMQTDLRDTNARVFGPALLATGESKDEDTPVSERPAAALVTCDLEHRECVAALLAAMRATRAARQEPQVRVRVGDADLEALA